Below is a genomic region from Pectobacterium polaris.
TTCGCCATACCTATGGCGGCGATGAGAAGATTTTCGGGCAGTTTGAACGCGGAGAGTTTGTCGCCATCGCCGCGGTGTTTATGGATCACGGCCGCTTCCCGATGAATATCCGCGCACAGAGCGATGGCCACACGCTGATGATCCCACGGCAGGATATTCATCAGTTTTGCTTGCAGCGCCCGGAGCTGGCACTACGTCTGCTCAACTATCTGGGCAAGAAGCTCTACTCGACGATCAACCAAATCGATTGGCTGACGTCCAGCTCCGCACCACAGCGTCTGGCAGATTACCTGCTGCGCCAGCACCACATTCAGCAAACTCAGCAACTGACATTACCGGTGAGTCGGGGCCAGCTCGCGACGTCATTAGGGATGCGAAGTGAAACATTGAGTCGATTGATGTCCGACTGGAAGCGGCAAGGCCACATTACCTACCGGGGTCATCAGGTGGAATTGTGCGATTTGAATTATCTGAAAGCGCTGGCGGCAGAGGCCCGACGGACATTCTGATCGATCTAACCCTTTGTTGATT
It encodes:
- a CDS encoding Crp/Fnr family transcriptional regulator, whose translation is MTFVKKALSPDEYGEVLFQHDWMRGEPNDVVCELLAKSERLFFRQDDVLFREGDKMQHCLLVEAGKLQAFRHTYGGDEKIFGQFERGEFVAIAAVFMDHGRFPMNIRAQSDGHTLMIPRQDIHQFCLQRPELALRLLNYLGKKLYSTINQIDWLTSSSAPQRLADYLLRQHHIQQTQQLTLPVSRGQLATSLGMRSETLSRLMSDWKRQGHITYRGHQVELCDLNYLKALAAEARRTF